The Paenibacillus swuensis genome contains the following window.
CAGCCGTTGAGGATTTAGCATTCGGATCCAGGTACGACAAGTGAACCAGCTCCACATAAGACACGGTCTCTTTAGCTACGTCGGTTTGGGAGTTCTTGTCGTAGGAATACCAGATGTTAATATCGTAAGTACCAATGACCTCAATGCCGCTACCGGACTTAACCGCCTCATATTGATGGTTAATAATCCACGCCCCCAGGATGCTGGTAGGGTGATGGGGCGGAGTAACGGTATGTGTGACTTGAGAGAACTTACGACCTTTGCCTGTAACAGCTTTGGTAATAATTTGTC
Protein-coding sequences here:
- a CDS encoding outer spore coat protein CotE, with the protein product MSFRDKDLECRQIITKAVTGKGRKFSQVTHTVTPPHHPTSILGAWIINHQYEAVKSGSGIEVIGTYDINIWYSYDKNSQTDVAKETVSYVELVHLSYLDPNAKSSTAEVSADATQEPNCVEASVSSSGTSVLVRVEREYAVEMIAETKVCVVVCPHGCDDDGDKDIDFDGGDDDGDFEDLDPDLLDDEL